Proteins from one Arthrobacter sp. DNA4 genomic window:
- a CDS encoding PP2C family serine/threonine-protein phosphatase, translating into MNQHPASVSSTIQPGPGLSLTYGYGTDRGLRRELNEDSYIAADPVFAVADGMGGHEAGEIASGLCVRALAEMPQVTTGERNITASLLQEYLVRADASIREATGARAGTTLTGAVVVEQMGVPYWLVLNIGDSRTYRLSQGRFEQISVDHSEVQELVDAGEITAQEATVHPRRHVVTRALGTGDETEADYWLLPVEEGDRVLVCSDGLTGELPDEEILRILSTVAEPQDAVDALIQAALRSGGRDNVTAIVVDARNVANDDGTGTTAPRHTPADGDEVTLPRPAASEAVTQPLPAPFEGSTDQDGDPGR; encoded by the coding sequence ATGAACCAGCACCCCGCCAGTGTTTCCTCCACCATCCAGCCGGGGCCGGGCCTCAGCCTTACCTACGGCTACGGGACGGACAGGGGACTCCGCCGGGAGCTGAACGAAGATTCGTACATCGCGGCTGACCCCGTCTTCGCCGTGGCTGACGGCATGGGCGGACACGAGGCCGGCGAAATCGCCAGCGGCCTGTGCGTGCGCGCCTTGGCAGAAATGCCCCAGGTCACCACGGGGGAGCGGAACATTACCGCGTCCCTCCTCCAGGAGTACCTGGTCCGTGCCGACGCCTCCATCCGCGAAGCCACGGGCGCCCGCGCCGGCACCACCCTGACGGGCGCCGTGGTGGTGGAGCAAATGGGCGTGCCGTACTGGCTGGTCCTGAACATTGGCGATTCCCGCACCTACCGGCTCAGCCAGGGCCGGTTCGAGCAGATCAGCGTGGACCATTCCGAGGTCCAGGAACTCGTGGACGCCGGCGAGATCACCGCACAGGAAGCCACCGTCCATCCCCGTCGGCACGTGGTCACCCGGGCCCTTGGCACAGGGGACGAGACGGAGGCGGACTACTGGCTCCTCCCCGTGGAGGAAGGCGACCGGGTGCTGGTCTGTTCGGACGGCCTCACCGGGGAATTGCCGGACGAGGAGATCCTCCGGATCCTCAGCACCGTGGCTGAGCCGCAGGACGCAGTGGACGCCCTGATCCAGGCTGCCCTGCGCAGCGGCGGCCGGGACAACGTGACGGCCATCGTGGTGGATGCCAGGAACGTGGCGAACGACGACGGCACTGGCACCACGGCACCCCGGCACACCCCGGCGGACGGGGACGAAGTGACGCTGCCGCGGCCGGCTGCGTCCGAAGCCGTCACGCAGCCCCTGCCCGCGCCCTTCGAAGGCAGCACCGACCAGGACGGAGACCCCGGACGATGA